Proteins from a single region of Thermotoga maritima MSB8:
- a CDS encoding acetamidase/formamidase family protein, with product MKVVPAQRCVYSFSANMAPVEEVYPGEQVVFETLDALGGSYDKIDFSKVNPATGPVFVNGVKPGDTLKVRIKRIELPRRGMIVTGKGFGVLGDEVEGFHTKELEIEKWAVLFDGVRIPIHPMVGVIGVAPQEGEYPTGTAHRHGGNMDTKEITENVTVHLPVFQEGALLALGDVHATMGDGEVCVSACEVPAKVVVEIDVSKEEIKWPVVETNDAYYIIVSLPDIEEALKEVTRETVWFIQRRKTIPFTDAYMLASLSVDVGISQLVNPAKTAKARIPKYIFTGV from the coding sequence ATGAAGGTTGTGCCAGCCCAGAGGTGTGTATACTCGTTTTCAGCGAACATGGCACCCGTAGAAGAGGTATACCCTGGTGAACAGGTCGTGTTCGAAACACTCGACGCACTCGGTGGTAGTTACGATAAAATCGATTTTTCGAAGGTGAATCCAGCGACGGGACCTGTATTTGTCAACGGTGTAAAGCCCGGAGACACACTGAAGGTTCGGATAAAGAGGATAGAACTTCCCCGAAGAGGAATGATCGTAACTGGCAAGGGATTCGGAGTTCTCGGTGACGAAGTAGAGGGTTTTCACACAAAAGAACTGGAAATAGAGAAATGGGCCGTTCTGTTCGATGGTGTGAGGATTCCGATTCACCCGATGGTAGGAGTGATCGGGGTTGCTCCTCAGGAAGGCGAGTACCCAACGGGAACGGCCCACAGACACGGAGGAAACATGGACACGAAAGAGATAACAGAAAACGTCACAGTGCACCTTCCAGTGTTCCAGGAAGGTGCACTTCTTGCTCTGGGAGACGTCCACGCGACGATGGGAGACGGAGAAGTGTGTGTCTCCGCGTGCGAAGTCCCTGCAAAAGTGGTCGTGGAGATCGATGTATCCAAAGAAGAAATCAAATGGCCCGTGGTTGAGACAAACGATGCCTACTACATCATCGTTTCTCTTCCAGATATCGAAGAGGCTCTGAAAGAAGTCACACGCGAAACAGTGTGGTTTATCCAGAGGCGGAAAACCATTCCCTTCACAGATGCCTACATGCTCGCCAGTCTCTCCGTCGATGTGGGTATCTCTCAGCTCGTGAATCCCGCTAAGACTGCGAAGGCTCGCATTCCAAAATACATCTTCACGGGGGTATGA